A single region of the Apodemus sylvaticus chromosome 7, mApoSyl1.1, whole genome shotgun sequence genome encodes:
- the LOC127690233 gene encoding developmental pluripotency-associated protein 5A-like: MGTLATRKDIPPWVKAPEHLKNPKVIQVHTLVLRSLFGPQGPGMAQFERASKTMFELRIQESSDLTEVLIYGPSINQDRAKWMLETMAERCRRRQERGMLMLQEALQTLELDSDWSEASLQSL, from the exons ATGGGAACCCTCGCGACCCGTAAAGATATCCCCCCGTGGGTGAAAGCTCCGGAACACCTGAAAAATCCCAAAGTAATCCAGGTCCACACGCTGGTGCTAAGATCTCTGTTTG GTCCACAGGGACCTGGAATGGCTCAGTTCGAGCGGGCGAGCAAGACCATGTTTGAACTGAGGATTCAAGAATCTTCCGACCTTACCGAGGTGTTAATTTATGGCCCTTCGATCAACCAGGATCGGGCTAAATGGATGCTTGAGACCATGGCTGAGAGGTGCCGCCGGCGTCAGGAAAGAG GGATGCTCATGCTGCAGGAAGCCTTGCAGACCCTGGAACTAGACAGTGATTGGAGTGAAGCCAGTCTCCAGTCGTTGTGA
- the Dppa5 gene encoding developmental pluripotency-associated 5 protein, with the protein MGTRATRKDIPPWVKVPEDLEDPEVLLVHDLVLRYLFGPQGSRMPHLEKVTQAMFEVETLKSSKTTQILIYGSENNKVRAKWILQSMAERCRQRQERGMLMLQEALQILELDSDWTEASLQSL; encoded by the exons ATGGGAACCCGTGCGACCCGTAAAGATATCCCCCCGTGGGTGAAAGTTCCTGAAGACCTGGAAGATCCCGAAGTACTCCTGGTCCACGACCTAGTGCTAAGATATCTGTTTG GTCCACAGGGATCTCGAATGCCTCACCTCGAGAAGGTGACCCAGGCCATGTTTGAGGTAGAGACTCTGAAATCTTCCAAAACTACCCAGATCTTAATTTATGGCTCTGAGAACAACAAGGTCCGGGCTAAATGGATCCTTCAGTCCATGGCTGAGAGGTGCCGCCAGCGCCAGGAAAGAG GGATGCTCATGCTGCAGGAAGCCTTGCAGATCCTGGAACTAGACAGTGATTGGACTGAAGCCAGTCTCCAGTCACTCTGA